A genomic segment from Conger conger chromosome 2, fConCon1.1, whole genome shotgun sequence encodes:
- the LOC133111707 gene encoding interleukin-6 receptor subunit beta-like isoform X2, producing MTVKTMNATILRKDIQLANDMTVWVVANNSLGSVQSQKYSFNTGAVVKPRPPVVTENVSHAFYLEILWDFVCLARFDMPDISCQAQYRRPDQVSWTEGEYVAQYRFLLEGTEPFTAYVFRVCCACPGSSYWSDWSDDYTALTAEAAPVGVVDVWSDSRETDQAVVWKELPLSQARGTVLAYEVAVEHGGGNRTVLNVTTAQAGGSNDTGACCRLPLPLLGVTAVTISAINSVGRTRPALLALPTTGDPMPGLLSVSVVMKRRAFAVSWDLPSPLAETIEEYVLQQEVAGLLVAQGFDWTRANTTQRSIILTGAFQNYTPYSLSLFAVSGGRSRRLGSVIGYTRQGVPPAVPEFQVSRLSSSDATLTWQHIPLNKRMGVIQRYRLRQRDGPEHTVDGNSTSLQVSSLQPGQVYQFWIAAQTEAGAGSENTLQFSTHYHTDDYTSTVLTTLALFGLGLLVVFLLCRHRRAVYSVLPAWCFDKVPDLANSKVFLQVSAVCQF from the exons ATGACAGTCAAAACCATGAATGCCACTATCCTACGCAAAGACATCCAACTGGCGAACGACATGACTGTATGGGTCGTCGCCAACAACAGCCTGGGCTCTGTGCAGTCCCAAAAATATTCCTTCAACACCGGAGCCGTCG TGAAGCCCCGCCCCCCGGTGGTCACCGAGAACGTGTCTCATGCCTTTTACCTGGAGATTCTGTGGGACTTCGTGTGTCTGGCACGGTTCGACATGCCCGACATCAGCTGCCAGGCCCAGTACCGCAGGCCCGACCAGGTCTCCTGGACCGAG GGAGAATACGTGGCTCAGTACAGGTTCCTGTTGGAGGGGACCGAGCCCTTCACTGCGTACGTGTTCCGGGTGTGCTGTGCCTGCCCGGGAAGCAGTTACTGGAGTGACTGGAGTGACGATTACACTGCGCTAACCGCCGAGGCCG cccCTGTAGGAGTTGTGGATGTGTGGAGTGACTCTCGGGAAACGGACCAGGCCGTAGTCTGGAAG gagcTGCCTCTTTCCCAGGCTCGGGGCACAGTGCTGGCATATGAGGTGGCAGTAGAACATGGTGGGGGCAATAGAACAGTGCTGAATGTCACCACAGCGCAGGCAGGGGGCAGTAATGACACCGGGGCGTGCTGTCGCCTCCCGCTGCCTCTGCTGGGGGTCACGGCTGTGACCATTTCGGCGATAAACTCTGTGGGTCGCAcacgccctgccctgctggCCCTCCCCACCACAG GTGACCCAATGCCTgggctcctctctgtctccgtgGTGATGAAAAGGCGTGCCTTTGCTGTGTCCTGGGACCTGCCCTCCCCCCTCGCTGAGACCATAGAGGAGTATGTgctccaacaggaagtggcggGACTCCTGGTCGCACAGGGTTTTGATTGGACAAGGGCAAACACAACTCAGAGAAGCATCATTCTGACAG gTGCCTTTCAGAACTACACCCCGTACAGTTTGTCACTGTTCGCCGTCTCGGGCGGTCGCAGCCGCCGGCTTGGGTCTGTGATTGGGTACACTCGACAGGGGG TGCCCCCCGCGGTGCCAGAGTTCCAGGTCTCCAGATTATCCTCCTCTGACGCCACTCTGACATGGCAGCACATTCCCCTGAACAAGAGGATGGGTGTAATCCAGCGCTACAGACTGAGACAGCGAGACGGCCCAG agcACACAGTAGATGGGAACAGTACCAGCCTGCAGGTGTCCAGTCTGCAGCCGGGTCAGGTGTACCAGTTCTGGATCGCCGCCCAGACTGAGGCAGGAGCGGGATCAGAAAACACCCTCCAGTTCTCCACCCACTACCACACAG ATGACTACACCTCCACGGTACTGACCACGCTGGCCCTGTTCGGCTTGGGACTGCTTGTTGTGTTCCTGCTGTGCCG ACACCGGAGGGCAGTCTACTCTGTGCTTCCAGCGTGGTGCTTCGATAAGGTGCCTGACCTGGCCAACAGCAAAGTGTTCCTGCAGGTGAGCGCTGTGTGCCAATTTTAA
- the LOC133111707 gene encoding interleukin-6 receptor subunit beta-like isoform X1, whose product MCVYVYVCVCVLCGCMCVYVCMCVCVCVVCVVCVCVCMCVCVYVCVCVCVCVCVCAPSPSTDPPSPPSPPPAPRCHILSDGIPDLHCDWGPGGDARLPDTHARLPEIYTLHWEPTLEGSSFPDGMTVKTMNATILRKDIQLANDMTVWVVANNSLGSVQSQKYSFNTGAVVKPRPPVVTENVSHAFYLEILWDFVCLARFDMPDISCQAQYRRPDQVSWTEGEYVAQYRFLLEGTEPFTAYVFRVCCACPGSSYWSDWSDDYTALTAEAAPVGVVDVWSDSRETDQAVVWKELPLSQARGTVLAYEVAVEHGGGNRTVLNVTTAQAGGSNDTGACCRLPLPLLGVTAVTISAINSVGRTRPALLALPTTGDPMPGLLSVSVVMKRRAFAVSWDLPSPLAETIEEYVLQQEVAGLLVAQGFDWTRANTTQRSIILTGAFQNYTPYSLSLFAVSGGRSRRLGSVIGYTRQGVPPAVPEFQVSRLSSSDATLTWQHIPLNKRMGVIQRYRLRQRDGPEHTVDGNSTSLQVSSLQPGQVYQFWIAAQTEAGAGSENTLQFSTHYHTDDYTSTVLTTLALFGLGLLVVFLLCRHRRAVYSVLPAWCFDKVPDLANSKVFLQVSAVCQF is encoded by the exons atgtgtgtgtatgtgtatgtgtgtgtgtgtgtgttgtgtgggtgtatgtgtgtgtatgtgtgtatgtgtgtatgtgtgtgtgttgtgtgtgttgtgtgtgtgtgtgtgtgtatgtgtgtatgtgtgtatgtgtgtgtgtgtgtatgtgtgtgtgtgtgtgtgtgtgctccctccCCGTCCAcagaccccccctctcccccctctcccccccctgccccgcGCTGCCACATCCTCAGTGACGGGATCCCGGACCTGCACTGTGACTGGGGCCCTGGAGGAGATGCCCGGCTCCCTGACACCCACGCCAGGCTACCTGAGATCTACACCCTCCACTGGGAGCCCACTCTGGAGGG TTCCAGCTTTCCGGACGGTATGACAGTCAAAACCATGAATGCCACTATCCTACGCAAAGACATCCAACTGGCGAACGACATGACTGTATGGGTCGTCGCCAACAACAGCCTGGGCTCTGTGCAGTCCCAAAAATATTCCTTCAACACCGGAGCCGTCG TGAAGCCCCGCCCCCCGGTGGTCACCGAGAACGTGTCTCATGCCTTTTACCTGGAGATTCTGTGGGACTTCGTGTGTCTGGCACGGTTCGACATGCCCGACATCAGCTGCCAGGCCCAGTACCGCAGGCCCGACCAGGTCTCCTGGACCGAG GGAGAATACGTGGCTCAGTACAGGTTCCTGTTGGAGGGGACCGAGCCCTTCACTGCGTACGTGTTCCGGGTGTGCTGTGCCTGCCCGGGAAGCAGTTACTGGAGTGACTGGAGTGACGATTACACTGCGCTAACCGCCGAGGCCG cccCTGTAGGAGTTGTGGATGTGTGGAGTGACTCTCGGGAAACGGACCAGGCCGTAGTCTGGAAG gagcTGCCTCTTTCCCAGGCTCGGGGCACAGTGCTGGCATATGAGGTGGCAGTAGAACATGGTGGGGGCAATAGAACAGTGCTGAATGTCACCACAGCGCAGGCAGGGGGCAGTAATGACACCGGGGCGTGCTGTCGCCTCCCGCTGCCTCTGCTGGGGGTCACGGCTGTGACCATTTCGGCGATAAACTCTGTGGGTCGCAcacgccctgccctgctggCCCTCCCCACCACAG GTGACCCAATGCCTgggctcctctctgtctccgtgGTGATGAAAAGGCGTGCCTTTGCTGTGTCCTGGGACCTGCCCTCCCCCCTCGCTGAGACCATAGAGGAGTATGTgctccaacaggaagtggcggGACTCCTGGTCGCACAGGGTTTTGATTGGACAAGGGCAAACACAACTCAGAGAAGCATCATTCTGACAG gTGCCTTTCAGAACTACACCCCGTACAGTTTGTCACTGTTCGCCGTCTCGGGCGGTCGCAGCCGCCGGCTTGGGTCTGTGATTGGGTACACTCGACAGGGGG TGCCCCCCGCGGTGCCAGAGTTCCAGGTCTCCAGATTATCCTCCTCTGACGCCACTCTGACATGGCAGCACATTCCCCTGAACAAGAGGATGGGTGTAATCCAGCGCTACAGACTGAGACAGCGAGACGGCCCAG agcACACAGTAGATGGGAACAGTACCAGCCTGCAGGTGTCCAGTCTGCAGCCGGGTCAGGTGTACCAGTTCTGGATCGCCGCCCAGACTGAGGCAGGAGCGGGATCAGAAAACACCCTCCAGTTCTCCACCCACTACCACACAG ATGACTACACCTCCACGGTACTGACCACGCTGGCCCTGTTCGGCTTGGGACTGCTTGTTGTGTTCCTGCTGTGCCG ACACCGGAGGGCAGTCTACTCTGTGCTTCCAGCGTGGTGCTTCGATAAGGTGCCTGACCTGGCCAACAGCAAAGTGTTCCTGCAGGTGAGCGCTGTGTGCCAATTTTAA